One segment of Cutaneotrichosporon cavernicola HIS019 DNA, chromosome: 4 DNA contains the following:
- a CDS encoding uncharacterized protein (Tubulin is the major constituent of microtubules. It binds two moles of GTP, one at an exchangeable site on the beta chain and one at a non-exchangeable site on the alpha chain), translating into MGREIISVSVGQAGNQIGTAFWENILQEHGLDRNGKYVGNDQQQLDKVSVYFNEASNQKYVPRSVQVDLEPGVVDLVRSGPLSTLFRPDTFVHGQSGAGNNWAKGYYTEGAELVDPILDVLRQQVESSDSFQGFQLLHSLGGGTGSGLGTLLLSKIREEYPDRMLCTFSVFPSPKVSETVVEPYNAILSTHILVENSDITCCIDNEALYQICVNDLKQKAPEYKDLNQLIAKVMTGFTSTLRFPGVLNSDLRKLAVNMVPFPRLHFFAAGYAPLVATSNRAYTASNVPELTNALFQRRSLLAAIDPSMGKYLTVSVAYRGKLSMRDIENSVYEYQSKNSEYFVPWIPNGALTTLCTVPPIGQVASATLVANTTAISEVFKRSHVQFRQLFRRKAYVHWYTGEGMDEMEFTEAESNLSDLVDEYDQYESAQLDDEYEDEVEAVAEEYAEDFAE; encoded by the exons GAGATCATCAGCGTCTCGG TCGGACAGG CCGGCAACCAGATCGGTACCGCGTTCTGGGAGAACATCCTCCAG GAGCACGGCCTTGACC GCAACGGCAAGTACGTCGGTAACGaccagcagcagctcgacaagg TCTCGGTCTACTTCAACGAGGCATCGAACCAGAAGTATGTACCGCGCTCGGTCCAGGTCGACCTTGAGCCCGGTGTCGTGGACCTCGTCCGCTCGGGCCCCCTCTCGACGCTCTTCCGGCCCGACACCTTTGTCCACGGCCAGAGCGGCGCCGGCAACAACTGGGCCAAGGGCTACTACACTGAGG gtgccgagcttgtcgaccCCATCCTCGACGTTCTTCGCCAGCAGGTCGAGAGCTCGGACTCGTTCCAGGGCTtccagctcctccactcGCTCGGTGGTGGTACCGGTTCGGGTCTCGGCACTCTTCTCCTCAGCAAGATCCGCGAGGAGTACCCCGACCGCATGCTCTGCACGTTCTCAgtcttcccctcccccaagGTCTCGGAGACCGTCGTCGAGCCCTACAACGCCATTCTCTCCACTCACATCCTCGTTGAGAACTCGGACATCACCTGCTGCATCGACAACGAGGCCCTCTACCAGATCTGCGTCAACGACCTCAAGCAGAAGGCACCCGAGTACAAGGACCTGAACCAGCTCATCGCCAAGGTCATGACTGGCTTCACCT cgaCTCTCCGCTTCCCCGGTGTCCTCAACTCTGACCTCCGCAAGCTCGCGGTCAACATGGTCCCCTTCCCCCGTCTCCACTTCTTCGCTGCGGGCTACGCcccgctcgtcgccacGTCGAACCGTGCTTACACGGCTTCGAACGTTCCCGAGCTCACCAACGCGCTCTTCCAGCGCcgctcgctcctcgccgccatcgaccCTTCCATGGGCAAGTACCTCACCGTCTCGGTCGCGTATCGCGGCAAGCTCTCGATGCGCGACATCGAGAACTCGGTCTACGAGTACCAGTCCAAGAACTCGGAGTACTTTGTTCCCTGGATCCCCAACGGTgccctcaccaccctctGCACCGTCCCCCCTATCGGCCAGGTTGCTTCCGCAACTCTGGTTGCCAACACTACTGCCATCTCGGAGGTGTTCAAGCGCTCGCACGTCCAGTTCCGCCAGCTCTTC CGCAGGAAGGCGTACGTGCACTGGTACACCGGCGAGGGcatggacgagatggagttcaccgaggccgag TCCAACCTTTCCGATCTTGtggacgagtacgaccAGT ACGAGTcggcgcagctcgacgacgagtacgaggacgaggtcgaggcg gtcgccgaggagtACGCTGAGGACTTTGCCGAGTAA